One Anser cygnoides isolate HZ-2024a breed goose chromosome 6, Taihu_goose_T2T_genome, whole genome shotgun sequence genomic region harbors:
- the MAP2 gene encoding microtubule-associated protein 2 isoform X19 translates to MAEDRKDEAKAPHWTSGQLTEASSHPHSPEIKEQGGAGAGLVRSANGFPYQEDEEPGLGGREQPGTYARTKENGINGELSAGDRETAEEVSARIVQVVTAEAVAVLKGEQEKEAQHKDQPGPLPIAVEESANLPPSPPPSPASEQTGALEEDLLAATKMEFRVQEGTCPFTTEPLDTKQQESGKDSKTEQPKHDALVPQPAKTEDKKDSQSKDKEKTPSHPTEQISETDSQKKGEASFAEPASKLPGFQEQKDLPSELPKGSKTEERTADVPSSSNQIMSMTFRDDLKDVQDLAISHEGSSLMLSEPKAEAAKSELRSGPSPAVPQELPLKDSYKTKQEPTDQLFAKDLAKDEQIHRDMTLALHEEVAVDGLKTPSAQKIPAWGEEKDMTKEESDEEERYDFYDKGEARILDDGKFTTKPEVKTLSQDKADFQKDAEAKMSSDLFKAEKEMDQSGLPATVDMKKDVQPSTEVSPGKLSPELTLEKTTEHPDTTQLSQTTEKTPEAQSLTTDKAPLEPSQEKDVKKDTKDDKTSVSATDEMKAEVDRSGMSKYFETSALKEEAFKADALKQGSDYYELSDTKESAYEPYQTGRLIPEDKEEEEEELQTELGQQQGMPAHEIGYSTLAQSYTPDKSEEPSSPTERMFTIDPKVYGDKRELHSKNKDDLTLSRSLGLGGRSAIEQRSMSINLPMSCLDSIALGFSFGRAHDLSPLASDILTNTSGSMDEGDDYLPATTPALEKAPCFPIDSREEDEHIEEEKAMAEEKVQPETSVESPFPAKDYYKNGAVLAPDLPEMLDLAGTRSRLASVSADAEAAQKKSVPSDTVLEDSSAALPPVTDENHVTLKAESQLEDLGYCVFNKYTVPLPSPVQDSENLTSETCPFYEGTDEKLRRSLAPDLSLIEVKLAAAEKSKEEFLSEKDLAQHAAGESVLGRDFEQEKKEKLDTVLEKSEDQIDSKEVYPIKGAESERTRPEAILEMKEESVADKVHVPADTTYDRILSTEVTTEKDAVSFLMEEKTLSVVPEMAEIEAPVKPDYNAIKHDLEVAARRADQEYQSQLESKISEGSLPSGKDKTPVKRAGPEPKETQQKDQTILSREAKDADVLSKTEPTYVKDSTKLSETEIKEKVAKPDLVHQEAVDKEESYESSGEHDQAQEGLNGEPLKQEDIKGEPPKPTVSGEEVPAQLPAKEPSLELLLPKTEPPQEEPAEIQMETIPQPTEEIEKIPDTAVKPTEIQTLLPSEVTAGAARREEHEEEEVEGGQEEKEEDKQHLIPEMPQEMDLGKPTGEEMLAKVCPEALPELKGIIESVVTVEDDFITVVQTTVDEGESASHSVRFAATQQEDIETVDSQAEEELEVEEVADIQAEPKEGSPEAPASPEREEILLTDYKTETCDDYKDETTIDDSIMDTDSLWADTQDDDRSIMTEQLETVPKEEKADRELRRPSLDKHKKEKPFKTGRGRISTPERKLAKKEPSTLSRDEVRRKKVYKKAELAKKTEVQAHSPSRKIILKPAIKYTRPTHLSCVKRKQTAAGGETNQAPGVFKQAKEKLSDGVSKSPEKRSSLPRPSSILPPRRAVSGDRDREENSLSLTTSLSSSVRRTTRSEPIRSRTGKSGTSTPTTPGSTAITPGTPPSYSSRTPGTPGTPSYSRTPHTPGTPKSAILVPTEKKVAIIRTPPKSPATPKQLRVINQPLPDLKNVRSKIGSTDNIKYQPKGGQVQIVTKKIDLSHVTSKCGSLKNIHHKPGGGRVKIESVKLDFKEKAQAKVGSLENAHHVPGGGNVKIDSQKLNFREHAKARVDHGAEIITQSPGRSSVASPRRLSNVSSSGSINLLESPQLATLAEDVTAALAKQGL, encoded by the exons ATTTACTTGCAGCCACGAAGATGGAATTCCGTGTCCAGGAGGGCACATGCCCTTTCACAACAGAACCGTTAGATACAAAGCAACAGGAATCTGGAAAAGACAGTAAGACTGAGCAACCTAAACATGATGCCTTAGTTCCACAGCCAGCAAAAACAGAGGATAAAAAGGATTCACAgagcaaagacaaagaaaaaacgCCTTCACATCCAACAGAACAGATCTCGGAAACTGATTCACAGAAGAAAGGGGAAGCCAGTTTTGCAGAACCTGCCTCCAAGCTTCCTGGTTTTCAAGAACAAAAGGACTTGCCATCTGAACTGCCTAAAGggagcaaaacagaagaaaggactGCAGATGTGCCCTCATCATCCAACCAAATTATGTCTATGACATTTAGAGATGACCTTAAAGATGTCCAAGATCTTGCCATAAGCCATGAGGGAAGTTCTCTGATGCTGTCAGAACCCAAGGCAGAGGCAGCCAAAAGTGAACTACGTTCAGGCCCATCTCCTGCTGTCCCCCAGGAGCTTCCTCTCAAAGacagttacaaaacaaaacaggaaccCACTGACCAACTGTTTGCCAAAGATCTCGCTAAAGATGAACAGATCCACAGAGACATGACCCTAGCTCTGCATGAAGAAGTAGCTGTAGATGGCCTGAAAACACCAAGTGCCCAGAAAATCCCTGCatggggggaggaaaaggacaTGACTAAGGAGGAGAGTGATGAGGAAGAAAGGTATGACTTCTATGATAAAGGGGAGGCTCGAATATTAGACGATGGTAAATTTACCACAAAACCTGAAGTTAAGACCCTTTCCCAAGACAAAGCAGACTTTCAAAAGGATGCTGAAGCTAAAATGTCATCTGatcttttcaaagcagaaaaagaaatggaccAAAGTGGGCTTCCAGCAACAGTAGACATGAAAAAAGATGTGCAGCCAAGCACAGAGGTATCCCCAGGCAAGTTAAGCCCTGAACTGACCCTTGAGAAAACAACAGAGCACCCTGATACCACACAGTTATCCCAAACAACAGAGAAGACCCCTGAGGCACAAAGTTTAACCACAGATAAGGCTCCTCTAGAACCTTCTCAAGAGAAAGATGTTAAAAAGGATACCAAGGATGATAAGACAAGTGTTTCGGCTACTgatgaaatgaaagcagaagtggATCGATCAGGAATGTCGAAGTATTTTGAAACCTCTGCACTAAAAGAGGAAGCCTTCAAAGCAGACGCTCTGAAACAAGGCAGTGATTACTATGAGCTAAGCGACACTAAAGAGAGTGCGTATGAGCCTTATCAGACAGGTCGTCTAATACCTGAAgacaaagaggaagaggaggaagaattaCAGACAGAATTGGGCCAGCAGCAAGGTATGCCTGCTCATGAAATAGGGTACAGTACCCTGGCTCAGAGCTATACACCAGACAAATCCGAAGAACCAAGTTCCCCAACAGAACGAATGTTCACTATTGACCCCAAAGTCTATGGGGACAAACGAGAGCTccacagtaaaaataaagatgacCTAACTCTGAGCAGGAGCCTGGGACTTGGGGGTAGATCTGCAATTGAACAGAGAAGTATGTCTATTAACCTGCCCATGTCCTGCCTGGATTCTATAGCTCTAGGATTTAGCTTTGGCCGCGCACATGATCTTTCTCCCCTGGCTTCGGATATTCTAACCAATACTAGTGGCAGTATGGATGAAGGTGACGACTACTTGCCAGCAACCACACCAGCATTAGAGAAGGCCCCTTGCTTCCCCATTGATAGTAGAGAGGAAGATGAGCacattgaagaagaaaaagcaatggcagaagaaaaagtcCAGCCTGAGACTTCGGTTGAATCGCCTTTCCCAGCCAAAGATTATTACAAAAATGGGGCTGTCTTGGCTCCTGACCTGCCTGAAATGTTAGACCTAGCAGGGACAAGATCTAGATTAGCATCTGTGAGTGCAGATGCCGAGGCGGCGCAAAAGAAGTCAGTTCCTTCTGACACTGTTTTGGAAGACAGCAGCGCAGCCCTGCCACCTGTGACAGATGAAAACCATGTAACTCTAAAAGCTGAAAGCCAGCTAGAAGACTTGGGCTACTGTGTTTTCAATAAGTACACAGTCCCACTCCCTTCTCCAGTTCAGGACAGTGAGAATTTAACAAGCGAAACCTGTCCCTTTTATGAAGGCACAGATGAAAAATTGAGACGCAGCCTAGCTCCTGACCTGTCCTTAATAGAAGtgaagctggcagcagctgaaaaatCGAAAGAAGAATTCCTCAGTGAAAAAGATTTAGCTCAGCATGCCGCTGGTGAGTCCGTTCTGGGGAGGGACTTTgagcaggagaagaaagagaagctggATACTGTGCTAGAAAAAAGTGAAGATCAAATTGACTCTAAAGAGGTCTATCCCATTAAAGGTGCAGAGTCAGAGAGGACAAGACCTGAGGCAATcttagaaatgaaagaagaaagtgttGCTGACAAAGTTCATGTGCCTGCTGATACAACGTATGACAGAATATTGTCTACAGAggtaacaacagaaaaagatgcTGTTTCCTTCTTGATGGAGGAGAAGACTCTTAGTGTTGTTCCTGAAATGGCTGAGATAGAAGCTCCAGTAAAACCAGATTACAATGCTATAAAGCATGATTTGGAAGTGGCTGCAAGGAGAGCCGACCAAGAATATCAGAGTCAGTTAGAAAGTAAGATCAGTGAAGGTTCTCTCCCTTCAGGGAAGGACAAAACTCCTGTTAAAAGAGCAGGGCCTGAACCCAAAGAAACTCAACAGAAAGATCAGACCATCTTGTCCAGAGAAGCAAAGGATGCAGATGTACTTTCCAAGACGGAGCCTACTTACGTGAAGGACAGCACCAAActgtctgaaacagaaattaaggaaaaagTAGCTAAGCCCGATCTTGTACATCAAGAGGCAGTTGATAAAGAGGAATCTTATGAATCTAGTGGAGAGCATGATCAAGCCCAGGAAGGTTTGAACGGAGAACCCTTGAAACAAGAGGATATCAAAGGAGAACCTCCAAAACCTACTGTGTCTGGGGAAGAGGTGCCTGCACAGTTGCCAGCAAAGGAGCCTTCTCTGGAGCTCCTCCTTCCAAAAACTGAGCCTCCCCAAGAAGAGCCTGCTGAGATTCAGATGGAGACCATACCACAGCCTACAGAGGAAATTGAAAAGATTCCTGATACAGCTGTGAAACCTACAGAAATCCAAACACTGCTGCCATCCGAAGTGACAGCTGGGGCCGCAAGAAGGGAAGAACATGAGGAAGAAGAGGTAGAAGGgggacaagaagaaaaagaagaggataAACAGCATCTTATACCAGAAATGCCCCAAGAAATGGACCTTGGGAAACCTACCGGTGAAGAAATGCTAGCCAAGGTTTGCCCAGAAGCACTGCCTGAACTCAAAGGCATTATTGAATCCGTGGTGACAGTAGAGGATGACTTTATCACAGTGGTGCAGACAACCGTTGATGAGGGTGAATCTGCGTCTCACAGTGTACGCTTTGCTGCTACCCAGCAGGAAGACATCGAAACTGTGGACTCCCAGGCTGAAGAGGAGCTGGAGGTTGAGGAAGTGGCTGACATTCAAGCTGAGCCCAAGGAGGGCTCCCCAGAAGCTCCTGCTTCACCCGAGAGAGAAGAAATCTTGCTCACCGACTACAAAACAGAGACGTGTGATGATTACAAAGATGAAACAACAATCGACGACTCCATCATGGACACAGACAGTCTCTGGGCAGATACTCAAG ATGATGATAGGAGCATCATGACTGAACAGTTAGAGACTGTTCCTAaagaggagaaggcagacaGAGAATTGCGAAGACCATCTCTTGATaagcataaaaaagaaaaaccttttaaaactgGGCGAGGCAGGATTTCTACTCCTGAAAGGAAACTAGCTAAAAAGGAACCTAGCACACTCTCCAGAGAtgaagtgagaaggaaaaaag TGTATAAGAAAGCTGAACTTGCTAAAAAAACTGAAGTTCAGGCCCACTCTCCTTCCaggaaaatcattttaaaacctGCTATCAAATATACTAGACCAACTCATCTCTCCTGTGTTAAACGGAAGCAGACAG CAGCAGGTGGTGAAACAAACCAGGCTCCTGGTGTATTTaaacaagcaaaggaaaaactcTCA GATGGAGTAAGCAAGAGTCCTGAAAAACGTTCCTCTTTACCAAGACCTTCCTCTATCCTTCCTCCTCGAAGAGCTGTATCAGGAGACCGAGACAGAGAGGAGAACTCTCTCTCCCTCACAACAtccctttcctcttcagtaCGACGGACCACAC GATCAGAACCAATTCGtagcagaacaggaaaaagcGGAACTTCTACCCCCACTACTCCTGGCTCCACTGCCATCACTCCAGGGACACCACCGAGCTATTCCTCCCGTACGCCGGGCACTCCAGGGACACCCAGCTACTCCAGAACCCCACACactcctgggacccccaaatctGCCATACTGGTACCAACTGAGAAAAAAGTTGCCATAATTCGCACTCCTCCTAAATCTCCAGCCACTCCAAAGCAGCTGCGAGTTATTAATCAGCCTCTGCCTGACCTCAAGAATGTCAGGTCCAAAATTGGATCAACAGATAACATCAAATACCAGCCTAAGGGAGGTCAG GTACAGATCGTAACCAAGAAGATTGACTTGAGTCATGTGACTTCCAAGTGTGGCTCGCTCAAGAACATCCATCACAAGCCAG GAGGTGGGCGTGTGAAAATTGAGAGCGTGAAACTGGATTTCAAAGAGAAAGCTCAGGCTAAAGTTGGTTCACTTGAAAATGCCCACCATGTACCTGGCGGTGGTAATGTCAAG ATTGACAGCCAGAAACTAAACTTCAGAGAGCACGCTAAAGCCCGTGTTGATCACGGGGCTGAGATCATCACGCAGTCACCAGGCAGGTCCAGCGTGGCTTCACCACGCAGACTCAGCAACGTCTCATCCTCTGGAAGCATCAACCTGCTTGAATCGCCCCAGCTTGCTACCCTCGCTGAAGATGTCACGGCAGCCCTTGCTAAGCAGGGCTTATGA
- the MAP2 gene encoding microtubule-associated protein 2 isoform X18, producing MAEDRKDEAKAPHWTSGQLTEASSHPHSPEIKEQGGAGAGLVRSANGFPYQEDEEPGLGGREQPGTYARTKENGINGELSAGDRETAEEVSARIVQVVTAEAVAVLKGEQEKEAQHKDQPGPLPIAVEESANLPPSPPPSPASEQTGALEEDLLAATKMEFRVQEGTCPFTTEPLDTKQQESGKDSKTEQPKHDALVPQPAKTEDKKDSQSKDKEKTPSHPTEQISETDSQKKGEASFAEPASKLPGFQEQKDLPSELPKGSKTEERTADVPSSSNQIMSMTFRDDLKDVQDLAISHEGSSLMLSEPKAEAAKSELRSGPSPAVPQELPLKDSYKTKQEPTDQLFAKDLAKDEQIHRDMTLALHEEVAVDGLKTPSAQKIPAWGEEKDMTKEESDEEERYDFYDKGEARILDDGKFTTKPEVKTLSQDKADFQKDAEAKMSSDLFKAEKEMDQSGLPATVDMKKDVQPSTEVSPGKLSPELTLEKTTEHPDTTQLSQTTEKTPEAQSLTTDKAPLEPSQEKDVKKDTKDDKTSVSATDEMKAEVDRSGMSKYFETSALKEEAFKADALKQGSDYYELSDTKESAYEPYQTGRLIPEDKEEEEEELQTELGQQQGMPAHEIGYSTLAQSYTPDKSEEPSSPTERMFTIDPKVYGDKRELHSKNKDDLTLSRSLGLGGRSAIEQRSMSINLPMSCLDSIALGFSFGRAHDLSPLASDILTNTSGSMDEGDDYLPATTPALEKAPCFPIDSREEDEHIEEEKAMAEEKVQPETSVESPFPAKDYYKNGAVLAPDLPEMLDLAGTRSRLASVSADAEAAQKKSVPSDTVLEDSSAALPPVTDENHVTLKAESQLEDLGYCVFNKYTVPLPSPVQDSENLTSETCPFYEGTDEKLRRSLAPDLSLIEVKLAAAEKSKEEFLSEKDLAQHAAGESVLGRDFEQEKKEKLDTVLEKSEDQIDSKEVYPIKGAESERTRPEAILEMKEESVADKVHVPADTTYDRILSTEVTTEKDAVSFLMEEKTLSVVPEMAEIEAPVKPDYNAIKHDLEVAARRADQEYQSQLESKISEGSLPSGKDKTPVKRAGPEPKETQQKDQTILSREAKDADVLSKTEPTYVKDSTKLSETEIKEKVAKPDLVHQEAVDKEESYESSGEHDQAQEGLNGEPLKQEDIKGEPPKPTVSGEEVPAQLPAKEPSLELLLPKTEPPQEEPAEIQMETIPQPTEEIEKIPDTAVKPTEIQTLLPSEVTAGAARREEHEEEEVEGGQEEKEEDKQHLIPEMPQEMDLGKPTGEEMLAKVCPEALPELKGIIESVVTVEDDFITVVQTTVDEGESASHSVRFAATQQEDIETVDSQAEEELEVEEVADIQAEPKEGSPEAPASPEREEILLTDYKTETCDDYKDETTIDDSIMDTDSLWADTQDDDRSIMTEQLETVPKEEKADRELRRPSLDKHKKEKPFKTGRGRISTPERKLAKKEPSTLSRDEVRRKKAVYKKAELAKKTEVQAHSPSRKIILKPAIKYTRPTHLSCVKRKQTAGGETNQAPGVFKQAKEKLSDGVSKSPEKRSSLPRPSSILPPRRAVSGDRDREENSLSLTTSLSSSVRRTTRSEPIRSRTGKSGTSTPTTPGSTAITPGTPPSYSSRTPGTPGTPSYSRTPHTPGTPKSAILVPTEKKVAIIRTPPKSPATPKQLRVINQPLPDLKNVRSKIGSTDNIKYQPKGGQVQIVTKKIDLSHVTSKCGSLKNIHHKPGGGRVKIESVKLDFKEKAQAKVGSLENAHHVPGGGNVKIDSQKLNFREHAKARVDHGAEIITQSPGRSSVASPRRLSNVSSSGSINLLESPQLATLAEDVTAALAKQGL from the exons ATTTACTTGCAGCCACGAAGATGGAATTCCGTGTCCAGGAGGGCACATGCCCTTTCACAACAGAACCGTTAGATACAAAGCAACAGGAATCTGGAAAAGACAGTAAGACTGAGCAACCTAAACATGATGCCTTAGTTCCACAGCCAGCAAAAACAGAGGATAAAAAGGATTCACAgagcaaagacaaagaaaaaacgCCTTCACATCCAACAGAACAGATCTCGGAAACTGATTCACAGAAGAAAGGGGAAGCCAGTTTTGCAGAACCTGCCTCCAAGCTTCCTGGTTTTCAAGAACAAAAGGACTTGCCATCTGAACTGCCTAAAGggagcaaaacagaagaaaggactGCAGATGTGCCCTCATCATCCAACCAAATTATGTCTATGACATTTAGAGATGACCTTAAAGATGTCCAAGATCTTGCCATAAGCCATGAGGGAAGTTCTCTGATGCTGTCAGAACCCAAGGCAGAGGCAGCCAAAAGTGAACTACGTTCAGGCCCATCTCCTGCTGTCCCCCAGGAGCTTCCTCTCAAAGacagttacaaaacaaaacaggaaccCACTGACCAACTGTTTGCCAAAGATCTCGCTAAAGATGAACAGATCCACAGAGACATGACCCTAGCTCTGCATGAAGAAGTAGCTGTAGATGGCCTGAAAACACCAAGTGCCCAGAAAATCCCTGCatggggggaggaaaaggacaTGACTAAGGAGGAGAGTGATGAGGAAGAAAGGTATGACTTCTATGATAAAGGGGAGGCTCGAATATTAGACGATGGTAAATTTACCACAAAACCTGAAGTTAAGACCCTTTCCCAAGACAAAGCAGACTTTCAAAAGGATGCTGAAGCTAAAATGTCATCTGatcttttcaaagcagaaaaagaaatggaccAAAGTGGGCTTCCAGCAACAGTAGACATGAAAAAAGATGTGCAGCCAAGCACAGAGGTATCCCCAGGCAAGTTAAGCCCTGAACTGACCCTTGAGAAAACAACAGAGCACCCTGATACCACACAGTTATCCCAAACAACAGAGAAGACCCCTGAGGCACAAAGTTTAACCACAGATAAGGCTCCTCTAGAACCTTCTCAAGAGAAAGATGTTAAAAAGGATACCAAGGATGATAAGACAAGTGTTTCGGCTACTgatgaaatgaaagcagaagtggATCGATCAGGAATGTCGAAGTATTTTGAAACCTCTGCACTAAAAGAGGAAGCCTTCAAAGCAGACGCTCTGAAACAAGGCAGTGATTACTATGAGCTAAGCGACACTAAAGAGAGTGCGTATGAGCCTTATCAGACAGGTCGTCTAATACCTGAAgacaaagaggaagaggaggaagaattaCAGACAGAATTGGGCCAGCAGCAAGGTATGCCTGCTCATGAAATAGGGTACAGTACCCTGGCTCAGAGCTATACACCAGACAAATCCGAAGAACCAAGTTCCCCAACAGAACGAATGTTCACTATTGACCCCAAAGTCTATGGGGACAAACGAGAGCTccacagtaaaaataaagatgacCTAACTCTGAGCAGGAGCCTGGGACTTGGGGGTAGATCTGCAATTGAACAGAGAAGTATGTCTATTAACCTGCCCATGTCCTGCCTGGATTCTATAGCTCTAGGATTTAGCTTTGGCCGCGCACATGATCTTTCTCCCCTGGCTTCGGATATTCTAACCAATACTAGTGGCAGTATGGATGAAGGTGACGACTACTTGCCAGCAACCACACCAGCATTAGAGAAGGCCCCTTGCTTCCCCATTGATAGTAGAGAGGAAGATGAGCacattgaagaagaaaaagcaatggcagaagaaaaagtcCAGCCTGAGACTTCGGTTGAATCGCCTTTCCCAGCCAAAGATTATTACAAAAATGGGGCTGTCTTGGCTCCTGACCTGCCTGAAATGTTAGACCTAGCAGGGACAAGATCTAGATTAGCATCTGTGAGTGCAGATGCCGAGGCGGCGCAAAAGAAGTCAGTTCCTTCTGACACTGTTTTGGAAGACAGCAGCGCAGCCCTGCCACCTGTGACAGATGAAAACCATGTAACTCTAAAAGCTGAAAGCCAGCTAGAAGACTTGGGCTACTGTGTTTTCAATAAGTACACAGTCCCACTCCCTTCTCCAGTTCAGGACAGTGAGAATTTAACAAGCGAAACCTGTCCCTTTTATGAAGGCACAGATGAAAAATTGAGACGCAGCCTAGCTCCTGACCTGTCCTTAATAGAAGtgaagctggcagcagctgaaaaatCGAAAGAAGAATTCCTCAGTGAAAAAGATTTAGCTCAGCATGCCGCTGGTGAGTCCGTTCTGGGGAGGGACTTTgagcaggagaagaaagagaagctggATACTGTGCTAGAAAAAAGTGAAGATCAAATTGACTCTAAAGAGGTCTATCCCATTAAAGGTGCAGAGTCAGAGAGGACAAGACCTGAGGCAATcttagaaatgaaagaagaaagtgttGCTGACAAAGTTCATGTGCCTGCTGATACAACGTATGACAGAATATTGTCTACAGAggtaacaacagaaaaagatgcTGTTTCCTTCTTGATGGAGGAGAAGACTCTTAGTGTTGTTCCTGAAATGGCTGAGATAGAAGCTCCAGTAAAACCAGATTACAATGCTATAAAGCATGATTTGGAAGTGGCTGCAAGGAGAGCCGACCAAGAATATCAGAGTCAGTTAGAAAGTAAGATCAGTGAAGGTTCTCTCCCTTCAGGGAAGGACAAAACTCCTGTTAAAAGAGCAGGGCCTGAACCCAAAGAAACTCAACAGAAAGATCAGACCATCTTGTCCAGAGAAGCAAAGGATGCAGATGTACTTTCCAAGACGGAGCCTACTTACGTGAAGGACAGCACCAAActgtctgaaacagaaattaaggaaaaagTAGCTAAGCCCGATCTTGTACATCAAGAGGCAGTTGATAAAGAGGAATCTTATGAATCTAGTGGAGAGCATGATCAAGCCCAGGAAGGTTTGAACGGAGAACCCTTGAAACAAGAGGATATCAAAGGAGAACCTCCAAAACCTACTGTGTCTGGGGAAGAGGTGCCTGCACAGTTGCCAGCAAAGGAGCCTTCTCTGGAGCTCCTCCTTCCAAAAACTGAGCCTCCCCAAGAAGAGCCTGCTGAGATTCAGATGGAGACCATACCACAGCCTACAGAGGAAATTGAAAAGATTCCTGATACAGCTGTGAAACCTACAGAAATCCAAACACTGCTGCCATCCGAAGTGACAGCTGGGGCCGCAAGAAGGGAAGAACATGAGGAAGAAGAGGTAGAAGGgggacaagaagaaaaagaagaggataAACAGCATCTTATACCAGAAATGCCCCAAGAAATGGACCTTGGGAAACCTACCGGTGAAGAAATGCTAGCCAAGGTTTGCCCAGAAGCACTGCCTGAACTCAAAGGCATTATTGAATCCGTGGTGACAGTAGAGGATGACTTTATCACAGTGGTGCAGACAACCGTTGATGAGGGTGAATCTGCGTCTCACAGTGTACGCTTTGCTGCTACCCAGCAGGAAGACATCGAAACTGTGGACTCCCAGGCTGAAGAGGAGCTGGAGGTTGAGGAAGTGGCTGACATTCAAGCTGAGCCCAAGGAGGGCTCCCCAGAAGCTCCTGCTTCACCCGAGAGAGAAGAAATCTTGCTCACCGACTACAAAACAGAGACGTGTGATGATTACAAAGATGAAACAACAATCGACGACTCCATCATGGACACAGACAGTCTCTGGGCAGATACTCAAG ATGATGATAGGAGCATCATGACTGAACAGTTAGAGACTGTTCCTAaagaggagaaggcagacaGAGAATTGCGAAGACCATCTCTTGATaagcataaaaaagaaaaaccttttaaaactgGGCGAGGCAGGATTTCTACTCCTGAAAGGAAACTAGCTAAAAAGGAACCTAGCACACTCTCCAGAGAtgaagtgagaaggaaaaaag CAGTGTATAAGAAAGCTGAACTTGCTAAAAAAACTGAAGTTCAGGCCCACTCTCCTTCCaggaaaatcattttaaaacctGCTATCAAATATACTAGACCAACTCATCTCTCCTGTGTTAAACGGAAGCAGACAG CAGGTGGTGAAACAAACCAGGCTCCTGGTGTATTTaaacaagcaaaggaaaaactcTCA GATGGAGTAAGCAAGAGTCCTGAAAAACGTTCCTCTTTACCAAGACCTTCCTCTATCCTTCCTCCTCGAAGAGCTGTATCAGGAGACCGAGACAGAGAGGAGAACTCTCTCTCCCTCACAACAtccctttcctcttcagtaCGACGGACCACAC GATCAGAACCAATTCGtagcagaacaggaaaaagcGGAACTTCTACCCCCACTACTCCTGGCTCCACTGCCATCACTCCAGGGACACCACCGAGCTATTCCTCCCGTACGCCGGGCACTCCAGGGACACCCAGCTACTCCAGAACCCCACACactcctgggacccccaaatctGCCATACTGGTACCAACTGAGAAAAAAGTTGCCATAATTCGCACTCCTCCTAAATCTCCAGCCACTCCAAAGCAGCTGCGAGTTATTAATCAGCCTCTGCCTGACCTCAAGAATGTCAGGTCCAAAATTGGATCAACAGATAACATCAAATACCAGCCTAAGGGAGGTCAG GTACAGATCGTAACCAAGAAGATTGACTTGAGTCATGTGACTTCCAAGTGTGGCTCGCTCAAGAACATCCATCACAAGCCAG GAGGTGGGCGTGTGAAAATTGAGAGCGTGAAACTGGATTTCAAAGAGAAAGCTCAGGCTAAAGTTGGTTCACTTGAAAATGCCCACCATGTACCTGGCGGTGGTAATGTCAAG ATTGACAGCCAGAAACTAAACTTCAGAGAGCACGCTAAAGCCCGTGTTGATCACGGGGCTGAGATCATCACGCAGTCACCAGGCAGGTCCAGCGTGGCTTCACCACGCAGACTCAGCAACGTCTCATCCTCTGGAAGCATCAACCTGCTTGAATCGCCCCAGCTTGCTACCCTCGCTGAAGATGTCACGGCAGCCCTTGCTAAGCAGGGCTTATGA